Within Ipomoea triloba cultivar NCNSP0323 chromosome 9, ASM357664v1, the genomic segment TTGGGTGGTAATTGATAAATTGTGAATCAAAGGCCCCGGCTTAATTTTATAAAGCTCCGTTCGACTCGGCCTACTTCCACCCTTAATTATGATCATATCCCTCCACTTAATAGGCAGTTGAGGCATTTGAAAccctataaattaaaatgatatgtcatttaaaaatagttaataCAAAAAATGGTCCGTAGACACCTATGCCATAATTCAtaaattagtcatcgactatcaGATTCTCCAATTAAGACCTCAAGCACTCAACTTTCACTCAATAAGTCCTCAATCAGTCACACTAAGTAAGAATTTAATAGTTGATGACCTTATTGAGTAAGCATTAAATAGTTTATGgcatttttttagtaataattattgaagacttaatttaataacattgaTTATTGATaactaatttgttaattatgaCATAGTCGATGGACGATTTTGGATATTAACTCActttaaaaagagttaatttcagcgGAGATCCATTATCTTTTGTAACAATTCCATATTTAGTTTTAGACTATCAAATTTACCTTCAAACATCTCAGACTATTAAATTGTGGACACTTTGGTGGTTTGAACAGTTTGCTAGCCTGCCACCGCTAGTACGCTCCGATCCACTTGACCCCCACGAGGTCCACCACTCGTCGATGAGACCAAATCCAGCACCGGAGTCTCTGGTCGACACTCTCATAGCCCAGGCAAACCACTCCTTCCCACCGCTCATTTTCCTAGATTCTGCTCTATACTGCACTGCCAAATGCACCCATAGTCCTTTGCTAAACTTTGTGCTATGTGTTGGTTTCGAGGGCTATGGAAACGAGTTTAGAGGGGGAGGGGTAAATGGACTAGTTAAGTTTTTGCAAAACTTAAGTGAATCCAAGAAATATAACCTCACAAACCATAATTTTAATCTTTGAAGCACAACGGAAATAATTACCCCTTTTGAATATGACacaagttttttctttttaaatgatTAGGTTTGATTGATTAATGCTAGAAAATAAAGGTTTAATGTAAAAAGAGATATGATGGGAAATATTCCTCAGGCTTGTAACTACCTTCTGGATATATACTAAGTACGTCACAAGGAGCAAATCCCGACAGCATCCGATCTAGTATGGGTCCAACCCAACCCGATCTAGGATACAAACCCATCATTCAATATAGGAGTTTTCGCACGACGAACCTTAGGCTCAGTCCTGACTTTGTAGCTCGAGAAGGATTCCCCGAGCTCAATTGTCTTATTATACTGTGAAGCAAAGGCAAATAGTGGTGCTCGGCCTGGTCACGTAATCCTTATACCAGTCAGACACCCCGTGGCACGTGGACACCTCTATGCCGATTGCGCGGCTTTCGAGACCGCCAGATGCATGAGAAACACATGGCTTGCATGTCAATTCTTCGGCATGTGTTCCCGACCTCTCGACCCCTATAAATAACACATGCATTTATTGTCAAAGGGGGGACTTTTGGGACTTTGATCAAACTCATACCTACTCGGGAACCTCGACCCACTATCATAGCTTCATGAGCATACATACTTTGACTAGTACACGTACCAATTAGAAAATACCTATACCAATCTGTATAACCTAGCGAGATTAGAAGAAGAGGGATTTTTACAGTGATTCGGTTAAACCTAGCgcgcctactccactcttctcctatAGCTTTAAAGATTGCATTACACTCTAATATAGAGCCCTTGAGCCCTAATCGCAAAGCCAGTCTCAGATGTTTCACAAGACAACCTGTTAGCTACTCCGCCTCTTTATACTTTCCAAGTAGAGGGCACGTTAGTTTGAACACCAAAGTAGTTCGAATCTCCAATTGTTAGACTTGGCCTGAGTTCTTCGTTGCTTCATCAAAGTATTGCTCTTGATGTAGAAATTAAGCTTTGAGTTTCTCTCTTTCACTAGTCAAATAGCTAGAAGATTGCTTGAATGCTTATTTGCATACTTGTAAATTCCTCAAAAGACTAGCACATcatttataagttttttttttgtctctcgCTCActctataaaaaaatattgattgttaaaatatatatcataatttaattaaactataatctacaattaaattaactgttatatgataattttaataaaattataattaaagaatatgaAAAGGATATGGTAAATGTATTGCAAGGCATCCATAGGTAATGCTCATCAAATTGGTGGTGTGTAATAATGATCGAATGAGTCATTAATGttaaaattcattaaatagTTAAGGAATTATTGCAGTATAAGAGTACTTTTGTTTAACAAAAGTACAGTAAGAACAATTTTGTTTCAATAAAAATGAAGTATAGAAAAGTGAGACGTATACCTTCATTAGCACACACGTTTGGACAAAAATACTTGCACATGCTTAACATATTATTGGTTCAATAGACAGTATTCGGAAGAAGAGACTGAGGTTCCAAACTTGGCAACAACAGTGTAGGATTTATGCTCAAAATGGATAGATCGATCCCTTGTGTCCACGGGCATTTGGACATGCCTGCGGTGTGGGGGACGCTCGGAGTTAGGATTTGATCTTTTGGGGAAGATTTGGACAAAACTCAGGGATATAATTGGcacatatagtatttttttaaattttggatgattattagttaatggattattattattattattaaacattaattacattattcaaaTAAATTCAGTGAAAAGAgagggcaaaaaaaaaaaaaaagaatcccATCCGTCACCGTTCATTTTCAGATCACAGAACCTATAAATAGATTGATAGCGTTTCTCCGATTTGTGCTCCAGTCGAGAGAGTTGGAGCATCATATCGGATCCCCATTTGGGGGAAAAAGATAGAGAGTTGAGAAGAGAAGGGGCAGGGGCAGGGTATCCTAGGGCCGGGCATAAAATCCAATCAATTAAGCAGAAATGGAGGCCAAAATCACCCAATTATTTGATTCCGTCGTCACCTCTTTCTTCAACGGCGCCGGCGATCAACTTCCATGGTCCTCTGCTGATTCTATCCGCGTACGTCAGCATTCTATTCTTAATTAATCTAACTTTACTCTGATctccttttcaattttcattggCTACAAACCAATCGTTTCCATGTTGATGTGATTGATGCCCCGGCCCGGCCCGGCCCTGAGatcaataacaaattaaattaaagaataatggTGGTCTCACTGCACAttgcttttaattttgttggttttgAATTACAAATTGGGGTGGGTGCAGGCATGTGAAAGGGAAGTTGCAGATGCTATCAAGGATTGGTGTGATGATAAAGTGAGGAGTGAAAGCATCATGCGCTTGTCTTGGGCTCTTGTCCATTCTATTAAACCACCCGATGTACAGCGCGGCATAGCTATGCTTGAAGGTACCATCCATATATCCGGCcatatcactatatatatatatatatatatatatatatatatatatatatatatatatatatatatatatggtcatgttcAGGGTCAGTGTGGCCATGCTGTTTACACCACATGTTAAGAAATGAACAACTGAATATTAAGAAATGTACCACAAAAATATGCATTATTAGGTACACACCAccaaaaatacaccactaggtatgaaaaaatacaccacacagtgttcagaaatgcacaattaaaaACAGGGAgttatgaggtgtttttatgcattttcattgtcgtaacattgagtggtataaACTGTGCGGCGGCACGgatttgaatagaaatctatatatatatatatatatatatatatatatatatatatatatataatttgattcagtatgtatgtatgaagaGAATCTGAATATATAGTAGCTCTGATCTGCCTGGCTGGCATGCATATAATGCAGCTTCACTGACCAAGAAGAATAGCCCTCCACAGAAGAGAGAAATGTGTTACCTGCTGGCCGTCGGGTATTACAGAAGCGGGGATTATTCAAGAAGCAGGCACCTTCTTGATCAATCTTTGCaggtttaattaatttaatttcttcaattcattcCTTAATTAAATTAGCTTGTACGTAAGTACGTGTTTGGTTTTTGGTTAATTATATTGCTGTGATTTTCCAGATTGCACCTGATTGGAGTCAGGCCCTCTCTCTTAAGAAAGCCGTAGAAGATCAGATTACAAAAGGTATAGATCTGATCTTTGTTAATTATCATCATCAGATGCGATGATGGAGTAATAcaaattattgttgaatgataTGATATAATGATATGATGGTGCAGATGGTGTGATTGGAATAGGCATCACTGCAACCGCGGTTGGGCTACTGGCTGGGATTATCGCACTCGCTCGAAACAACTACTGATCCCATTCCCATTCACTCTGTCATATCACCTTCCCCTGCTTAACTATCAACTTATACCATTCCCATTGGTTGATCAGATTCATTATTTTGTGATTAATTTTccagtaattaattatatataataatattatcaatttttgtGAGATCAATAATGACCACTGCAATTCTACTGCATGCCCACAGCTAAACGTAACACAACTAAAAGTATGCATATATGCTGATATGACTTTTAATTTCCAGCATAAATGAAGATTATCCGATCCAAAAAGATAAAATTCATACATACGTACtatatgtctatatattcacTTTAATCTctgagattaaaaaaataatataaatcacTATACATCAGGCTACTTGCACTCATACAATTttttctcactttcaaaatgTCACATCACAGAATTTTcaattattcaatattttactCTTCATCTATGcaattctctctcttctttcaaaaataactCTACTatcacatcaacttattaaaaattttatttttatcaataaaggattaataataattaaaatagtaagaaaagtaataataaaaaatgtaaaagctGCGAGAATTGTAATTGCACTTCTAACCGTCAAATTGTAACAAATGCAAACTTTTTCCATGGAattgattttccatccaaccaaacatgccatctGAGTTGCTACACATAATGtctaaaaaatgtcaaatatatCAACTTTGCAATTGAGATGAAATCATGGATGCAGATGGTCTCATTCAGTCAGGCCATGCACAACCCGGGTCACTAACTCAAGACGTACACTAAATGGTGAGGTAGATGAAGCTCTAACACCATTGGTAAGAATCTCCATGGCAGGACAAAATGCATGGCAATCAATCATTGTAAAGAATAGGCTATAATTGCCCTCAATGtcttaattatacatataaatattccAATTATAATCATTTGTAATAAGTCAGAACATTATTCAATACAACCCTTATTCACGTTTAAGCATAACAATTCATTTTAATCACCATTAAGTTCTTTAACACATAGGTAGGTGTGAGCACTGTACTCTTGGAgacttagagcatccttaataTTGATGTCTTTTTGCGATTTTTGATAAgtttttataagtgtgattcggaaagagaaaatgggaggagagaaaaaaaaaaaaaaacaaatatgattttttttttttaaaaaccaaaCCTGCTAGACGCGTCTGCGCCTGCTGTGCTCGAAACGCGCACAACAGAGGCAGGCTGCTTCCTTGAAATGATGTCAGCGAACACTGTTTGAAGAACCCTAAATTGCAGAAGCAACTAAATTTTCTCTCACCAGCATTCTCCCTCCTCCATGTGACTATCTTCCCCTCAAAAACCTTGAAAAGAACACTGATGTGGTTGCTCTACATTGCTCATATACTATGTGCGCTCAGCTCTAGGGGTGTAGCTACATTACTCCATTAGAGGTAACCTTAGAATTAGAATTAATAGTCTTCAtgaaagttatatccttttgaGTTTTCTTTTCAATGGCGTAAGAACCActtaattttgatatttctaAGTTGATATATGatcaaaataatgaaatatcatGTAGTCGTCATGTTGAGGGAGAATTGCCACAACTTCATACTCTTTTGTTCCACTTTTGTCGTAGTTTGTCCATATGATCAAGACCATTGATACACCATTTTTTGACTCTCTAAGGGGTATTTCATCATCTTCTTAATTACCCACTCATCGTTGGCTCCCATTGACTctaattcattcaaaatattccaaaaattattcaattatctCAATCATCAAGAATTTCACCATCTTAAGTAAATTAAATGAAGCACATGATGAATATTTTTCtacaaaattaatactaatGATAAGTAAAATAAGCTTACATATAAGGTAGAAATAGAAAACATTAAGCACTTATCAATTGTGCTAGAAGAATTCACGGAAATAAGCTTTTGAGATCTTGTATGCTTAGCTTGTTTGTTCATTGTTCTCCTTCAATTCTAACATGACACTCCTATTTATacttaaattcaaatttaatttgtttattaggAGAGACAAATTTAAACTGCTTGTAAACTCCTAGTCAACCATTACTTGCAACTtattctcaaattttattttattttttgcaccTTTTTATGCAGTTTACTTGTTTAGacaaaaatattctttttaGTCAAAGTGCCAACGTCCCAAATAATTAGGAGAAATGAGGCATTCCAAGaattgaactcaagacctcTCGCACCCTAAGCGAGAATCATACGACTAGACCAAATGCCCTTCACCAATGTCCAAAATTAGTAGAGATGTACCTCATATACTGCTTTACTTGTACGAAGAATGTCTCATATATCATTTGGAAAGAATGTctcacataattatatattacattttgatttcaaaTAGGGCCCAACGTTCAACCAAACAAAACCAAGAACATGTGCATAAAGAAAGTAAAGAACATAGGGCATTTGGAAAAAGTAGGGATTGGCTTATAAGGATTAGATGAAAGATAAGTCTAAGTTTATTAACTTAGTTACACCTAATGGGTTAATGAAAGGTGAATGAAATggaatacatatattatagatGTGTAA encodes:
- the LOC116030812 gene encoding mitochondrial fission 1 protein A-like, producing MEAKITQLFDSVVTSFFNGAGDQLPWSSADSIRACEREVADAIKDWCDDKVRSESIMRLSWALVHSIKPPDVQRGIAMLEASLTKKNSPPQKREMCYLLAVGYYRSGDYSRSRHLLDQSLQIAPDWSQALSLKKAVEDQITKDGVIGIGITATAVGLLAGIIALARNNY